The genomic segment CTTCTTACATTCCAACTACTTCTTTCTAATATTCTCTTTCAAAGTTATATTTCACAAGAAGGGAAATGATATAtctattttaagagaataaaataaaatagtttataatattattttaatatttttttagagaGAAGGGGAATTTGAATCCATACTCTTTAAACAGGAAGATCATATACTAATTAATGAGTCAAATACTTAagtgtaatattattttgattattgattgataaaaataattttaaaataataaaaaaataaacgataaaatgacaaagtacattttattataatttaataaaattttcaaagtttttgaTATTCATCGTCTTTTGAAATAtgttattattaaattataaatttaataataatttaatattttattaaataaaatattaataatttataatcaacatattaaaatttagtattaaaacattaatataatttttatattaatttcttgttagcttttatatatatattcattttttcttttttaatcttttatttttatttttattaaaattttaaaataataatctaATTGTTAGTACGATTTGACGTTGGCATCTTGAGCACTGATCTCGCACTTCCTCACGGTTAGATTTGACTGTGGGAGCTTTTCTTCTCCTGTGATAAAggtgaaaggaaaaaagaagacaagatTTGGCAGTGTTGACGACGGAGGACGACAAGGTGGTTTTGAAGGAGGACAACTGTCGTGGAGCTTGCTTAAAGAGAGAAGGTGAGAGGTagatcaagaaaagaaagaacgaaaaagaggaaaaatttttttatatggtaGGGTTTGTAATTTCTTAAAATGAGTTGGTGtatatttgttaaaaaatatttggataaaatatcttaatttttttaaattttaatcgaaattttaaacgaatttattaatttttaaaatagataCTTTGCTTGAAGAGTGCAAATGTTATTAACATAGGTTACgagaaaactaaaatattttttttaatttaaaaaattattattttatttttaaaaaaataaggagCACCGAGCTCCCCAAGAAAGAGGAGCACCAAGGGATCGGTGCTCTCCAAAGAAAGgtgagcttttttttttaaaattaataaaaaattaataaaattatataataataattttaaaaattaatcaaaaataaaattatctttttatcctTATCACGTCATCAAACTAACGAAAACATTATTGATCGACCACCTACTGGACTTACTTGtctagtaaaaaatatttttttgagacggagtgtttattttgaaaattaattgattttcgtataatttcgatcaaaacttaaaagaataagggtattttattcaaaatatttgaacTTAACAAGgcagaaaaaaattaataccaAGGAGAGTCAAAATTAGTTATTCTGTATTTCTGGAAAATGGTCATTACTATTCTTTGATAAGAAAACCAActaaataaagtaataaattcATCTAGGAACAAGTCATTCTTGTCCAAACGAGCcgtcaaaaaatataaatgaataaatgaacaaacaaataaataaaaaatccctttgaaagtttgattttaattttcttaacattttatttagtttgcgTTTCCATTGAGTATTAATACTTAATCAAGTTTAGTGCTTTAAAATCTTAGCAGTCACCGAAGGAATTTACAAATCTCTCTTTGCAAGTGTACGGACAAATGTCTATGACCTTACAATTCCTAAGGATTTTTCAacgagaaaaagagaattacgTCTAAGCTTACTAGGGAGTTGTAAGCATAAATATCATTCCATTCTCATTTACAAAAATAACCAATTGAGTTGTCTGAAACTTactagttaattaattataaatagttttgACAAAAATCCTTAACCAATACAATTAAATCAAGTAGTTTATGATTAATTACtgattgttgatttttaaagaaCAAGGGATAAATTAGTCTGCTTGACATGAAAGAATACCCCATCCGATAATAGTCCATTAAACCTGATCTAAGGCAAACGAATTGACATGGTCCGATGATTTTTACTTCatatttgaaaataatcaTTCAAATTGCCAAGGAACTGTGCTTCCAATTACATTCCATTAAGTGAAATCAAAACCATTTTTTGGCAGGGAATTTGGTCCTGAATCCTTAAGCTGACAAAGTTGTACACTACAAGTAATTGCAAAGGGTCCTGGAGCAAATATTTGAGCATAAGAGGAATCCACACAAGTGCCTAAGGAATTGACCATTCAAGGAAACAACATTTAATCTAAATATCTATAATGAAAGTGTTCTTAATAGCAATAGTTAAAAATCAAACGATTGATTAAAACACTATTTTGTCTTCAAGGGTTTAAAAACaactcaaaatcaagaaaatcacatcCAAAATTTGGATGATGCAAACAGTGCTTTAAAGCAAGGAAATAAACTCTCTGCCtgaatatatatttcttcaaaatatatatgaagCACTCAACGCTTCTTAGAGACACCGACAGTCTTCCCTCTGCGGCCAGTAGTCTTGGTGTGCTGACCACGGACACGGAGGCCCCAGTAGTGCCTCAGACCACGGTGGTTCCTGCATCACAGTATTATAAATGTTAGTCTGCTATCCTATGCCCTcgtaacaagaaattaaacacaaaagtaaACTGAATCAACCAAGATAAACAAATTCTCAAGACATTTTTAACCCacatcaaacaaaacaaagaaaagaaacagagTACACAAAAGGAAGTTATATGACTTtgcatttttttccctttggCACAAACCTAATCACAAATGATGAATCTTATTCATTCCCTATGGTTATTATATTATGTCTGGCCAATTACATAGGCATTAAATGACATAATatgatgattttcaaatttctaaattttttgaaagcaCTATAATCGTCTCATCTTATTATAACCCAAATGAACATCATCAAGATACTGTAAAAATAGACTGCAGATTATGACAATAACCTGCACACCAACTTACTTCAAACTTGTATGAGTCggcagaaaagaaaaatgacaaatgtgCATTCCAACAAAATTGCCCAGATgcataataacaaaaaagaaagaccaCAAACCCATGTTTTATTGTGCCTAAAGCATCaagaaattcaaatgcacaAGCTATAGAAGAGAATGTCTCGAATAAATTGTATAATCATTCAGTCATATTCTTGAAAGTGCTCATTAAAAATGCACAACCCATTTCTAATAGTCAAAGGATATATAACAAGTACCAACGCAAACatagaatcaaataaaacgGCAACATTCATTTTTAGATAGAGTTGGCTAGATCATATCTTATAAAGCATCAAATATTTAGCATGTACAATCCAAAagggcaaaaaaaaatttatcacaAATCAgtaagaacaaagaaaataaccTGATTTTCTTCAAGCGCTCCAAGTCATCTCTCAACTTCATGTCAAGAGCATTAGACACAACTTGGGAGTACTTTCCATCCTTGTAATCCTTCTGCCTGTTCAAAAACCAGTCTGGGATTTTAAACTGCCTGGGGTTCGCAACAATGGTCATGAGATTGTCCAGCTCCTGTGCAGTCAATTCACCAGCCCTAATAACAACAAGGTGCAAATCAAATAAACCACCAAAAATTGAACACCATTCTACAACATCCTTTTGCCACAGGACTATACTCTATACATAATTCCAACATTGGCACAGAAGACTACTTAATCCAAAGtattataataaatcataacTCAGAATTTTCTTCTACAAGCACATTAATCTATCTACGTCTTGCTTCCATATATCG from the Theobroma cacao cultivar B97-61/B2 chromosome 8, Criollo_cocoa_genome_V2, whole genome shotgun sequence genome contains:
- the LOC18592692 gene encoding 40S ribosomal protein S18; amino-acid sequence: MSLVANEDFQHILRVLNTNVDGKQKIMFALTSIKGIGRRFANIVCKKADVDMNKRAGELTAQELDNLMTIVANPRQFKIPDWFLNRQKDYKDGKYSQVVSNALDMKLRDDLERLKKIRNHRGLRHYWGLRVRGQHTKTTGRRGKTVGVSKKR